In the genome of Meles meles chromosome 4, mMelMel3.1 paternal haplotype, whole genome shotgun sequence, one region contains:
- the ZNF80 gene encoding LOW QUALITY PROTEIN: zinc finger protein 80 (The sequence of the model RefSeq protein was modified relative to this genomic sequence to represent the inferred CDS: inserted 4 bases in 2 codons; substituted 5 bases at 5 genomic stop codons), with protein MASTPHQFQRDLTFCNVNCDASDSLLQPQLEHSRTAFNKNYPLLVRRPQIDSGGKPXEXAMCEKVDFAXHMRIHAGEKPCKCTEYGKVFSWRSHLTHHQHIHTGKKPSKCSECRKTVNYHSVFTQPNVTHNGEKPFGCEECGKAFHCNSSXTRHKGIHTRDKPYTCRDXAKTFPXSDFIXHPKTLTAQKPHECKECGEGFPDSFSLTSHSRGHTGERPYEGR; from the exons ATGGCCTCCACTCCTCACCAGTTCCAGAGGGACTTGACATTCTGCAATGTCAACTGTGATGCTTCCGATTCCCTGCTACAGCCTCAGCTAGAACACTCTCGGACAG CATTCAACAAGAATTACCCCCTCCTTGTTCGACGTCCGCAGATTGACAGTGGAGGGAAGCCTTAGGA TGCCATGTGTGAAAAAGTAGATTTTGCTTGACACATGAGGATTCACGCTGGGGAGAAGCCCTGCAAATGCACAGAGTATGGGAAGGTCTTTAGCTGGAGGTCACACCTCACGCACCACCAGCATATCCACACTGGCAAGAAGCCCTCTAAGTGCAGTGAATGCAGAAAGACCGTCAACTATCACTCTGTTTTCACCCAGCCTAACGTGACCCACAATGGCGAAAAACCCTTTGGATGCGAagagtgtgggaaagcctttcaCTGCAACTCTTCCTGAACGCGACACAAGGGGATTCACACTAGAGACAAGCCCTACACGTGCAGGGATTAGGCAAAGACCTTCCC TTCTGATTTTATCTGACACCCTAAGACCCTCACAGCACAAAAGCCTCATGAGTGTAAAGAATGTGGGGAAGGTTTTCCTGACAGCTTCTCCCTCACTTCACACAGCAGGGGTCACACTGGAGAGAGGCCCTATGAGGGCAGGTAG